The segment CGAGAATGTCCCCGTAGCTGCGGCTTCGAGTTGTCGCAGGACTACTGCTGCCCCTTCTTCCCTATCGAGGAGATCTATCGGGTGGAGCTGCCTTAGTAAGGGGTGCGCTTGTTCAAAGCACGCTAGCCGATACTCACGAGTCAGCATATCGTCGAGAACGATCAGTGCCCGCTGCAACCGTGCAAATTTCTGGGCATGGCGCGTATCAATCGCTCCCCCCGCTTCCCATCGAGCGATGGTGCTCCGCGAAACACCCAGTAATTGACTAAAGCGCTGTTGTGAGAGTGTCTTAAGGGGATCGGGAGAGAGTTGGACCTGGAGACTGCGAATCTCGTCTGGCGTCATACCAGTTGCGGTTGTCCGCAGCACTGCTGACCGAACGGCTGTGATTGGTCGCGCCGATTTCTTCCGTCCTGCAGCAGGGACTCTTTGCTTTGCCAAGGACCGAACGGTCATCGCTCGTGCCATCGTTATCGTCTCCCTTGCTCAGTGAAGTGGTCCCATGCCATTCGGCGCGTC is part of the Deltaproteobacteria bacterium genome and harbors:
- a CDS encoding helix-turn-helix domain-containing protein — translated: MARAMTVRSLAKQRVPAAGRKKSARPITAVRSAVLRTTATGMTPDEIRSLQVQLSPDPLKTLSQQRFSQLLGVSRSTIARWEAGGAIDTRHAQKFARLQRALIVLDDMLTREYRLACFEQAHPLLRQLHPIDLLDREEGAAVVLRQLEAAATGTFSEASPNFTYTRVSELHGRAGPHGRT